One window of Candidatus Wallbacteria bacterium genomic DNA carries:
- a CDS encoding C1 family peptidase: MLKRSFILFHPASLFLLLNEAGDPNHAVMLVGWDDSMGQGGCWILKNSSSAQWGEGGFMYIGYGKSRVGVCPTVMIGN; this comes from the coding sequence ATGCTAAAAAGAAGTTTCATCCTGTTTCATCCAGCTTCTTTATTTTTGTTGCTGAATGAAGCGGGAGATCCGAACCATGCCGTGATGCTGGTGGGCTGGGACGATTCGATGGGGCAGGGCGGTTGCTGGATCCTCAAGAATTCCAGCAGCGCCCAATGGGGGGAAGGCGGATTCATGTACATCGGATACGGCAAATCCAGGGTCGGGGTATGTCCGACTGTGATGATCGGGAATTGA